In Euphorbia lathyris chromosome 9, ddEupLath1.1, whole genome shotgun sequence, the following are encoded in one genomic region:
- the LOC136205470 gene encoding transcription elongation factor SPT6 homolog, producing the protein MISGESEDTLAEGRIVQATVRRMEGGKAICMLYSELNGFLAMEYYADDWRDIPELSDGLHEGDESMEIIFKMVEENPWDVAHEMDELSVVYVCFWAWA; encoded by the exons ATGATTTCAGGTGAATCTGAGGATACCCTTGCTGAAGGGAGAATAGTACAGGCTACTGTCCGGAGGATGGAAGGTGGAAAGGCAATATGTATGTTGTATTCTGAATTGAATGGGTTCCTTGCAATGGAATACTATGCGGATGATTGGAGGGATATACCTGAGTTGTCTGACGGGCTGCATGAAGGTGATGAATCGATGGAG ATCATTTTTAAGATGGTGGAGGAAAATCCCTGGGATGTTGCACATGAGATGGATGAATTAAGCGTTGTATATG TGTGTTTCTGGGCTTGGGCCTAG